The Sphingobium aromaticiconvertens genome has a segment encoding these proteins:
- a CDS encoding conjugal transfer protein TraD, with translation MREWQVKRRERTRHLIELGGLVTKAGLVDLTDDDRATLYGAFLTVADRLRGEERSNALALWQRKGKRAFEAEQKVPTPDSVA, from the coding sequence ATGCGCGAATGGCAGGTCAAACGCCGCGAACGGACGCGGCACCTGATCGAATTGGGCGGGCTTGTCACCAAGGCGGGGCTGGTCGATCTGACCGATGATGATCGGGCGACGCTCTATGGCGCGTTCCTCACCGTTGCGGACAGGTTGCGTGGCGAGGAGCGGAGCAACGCGCTGGCGCTCTGGCAACGTAAAGGCAAGCGGGCGTTCGAGGCGGAGCAGAAAGTCCCAACGCCCGACAGCGTAGCGTGA
- a CDS encoding conjugal transfer protein TraD produces the protein MRKPRDFDSELKALADKARQLKERRVRQLGELVVATGADTLDTDLLAGALLQAASMKDAATKEGWRKAGAAFFQGKPVQPAPAAQRQPGGTLPLDGGAAST, from the coding sequence ATGCGTAAACCTCGTGACTTTGATTCGGAACTCAAAGCGCTTGCCGACAAGGCCCGCCAACTCAAGGAACGCCGCGTGCGTCAACTGGGTGAACTGGTCGTCGCCACCGGTGCCGACACGCTCGATACGGACCTGCTGGCCGGAGCCTTGCTCCAGGCCGCGTCCATGAAGGACGCCGCGACAAAGGAGGGCTGGCGCAAGGCGGGCGCGGCCTTCTTTCAGGGCAAGCCAGTCCAGCCTGCGCCAGCAGCTCAACGCCAGCCGGGCGGCACTTTACCGCTCGACGGCGGCGCGGCATCGACTTGA